The Malassezia vespertilionis chromosome 2, complete sequence genomic sequence CAAAAAAGACAAGAGCGAATTGCGTAGGCAGCGTCGCCCAGAGTGCCTCCAAACTAGTATTTGCCAAATTAAAATAGGTGAGGTAATGGTAAAATGCAGTGTcagacgacgcgccgcccaaaTCAAACACCCAGCCAGTTTTTTGCAAATCCTCCAGGCTTGCACCAAACACGCCAAACGCAGCAGCATAAAACAACACTGGAATGCTCAAAAAGTAAATGGGAAGCACCAGTGGATGATGGATCTTTGCGGTGATATAATTGAGGAAGCATGCAAAAAAGAGCGGGAGTGCCCACTGCGCAGTCACTGTCCAATTTGCAATGAGTAAGTGCATTCTGGCCAAATCGTATTTAAACCCGCCTTCTTCTTCAATGCGCGCAGTAACAGTAAACCCCGTCTCGAGCAAGAATACACCGACACCGCCAATGCATCCGACCAAGATGTGACGAGGAAAGTAACTGATCAATGCACCCAAACGAAGCGTCCCAAGCACAAGGAATAACAAGCCCGTCAACACAGCAGAAAGCGCAAACGATACCATTGTGGTCGCGATAATTGCCGGCCCATTCGATTCGCCGACCACGCGGGTAATGCCTTGCACGAGAATGTGAAAGAACGGTACGACTTCAATCATCATACTGCCATTTCCGCCCTTGAATATAGAGCCGCCCAACGTGTACACAAGCTGGGAAATAATGCACGTCATAAAAAACATGGATACACCGTCGCCGCCAAAGTCGGAAAACACGCTCGAGGACGTGGGAAACATGATCATGCCGTACGATACACCGTCCAGGATATTgagcagcacgccaaggaTCACCACATGTAGTTGACGCACAGGCGCGAGACATGCCGTGCCAATATCTCCCCATGTCAATCTCTCTTCCCCAGCTGCATCCCCGGTCAAAGCCGATTtcgacgccgcggccgccgagcgccgcagtcGGTGCAGCAAACTCCATTTCGTGCTGACGGCGAGAATCGCGGCATCTCCAGGAACAATACTCCGGCCTGGATTCTCGTACTGGAAGTCTGCTGCGTCGTACGAAGTGTGTCGCTCACCCTCCCTAAGCCAGCTTTCCTCGTCCATGTCAGGGATCGTCGCTAGGTTTGCACGCTTCGCCGTGCCCATCGTCCCCAACCCAGCCGCTTCGCTGTTGGCACTCGCGCACACGGCATAAATCGTATCTTGCTCATCTTCATCCTGCTCTGCAGTCGCAAGCGAAATCCCACTTTCGTCTTCAGAAGTCAGCGCCAAttcgccgagctcggcggTGTCCTCGCGAATGATTGCTGAGGTCGCGGTGTACGAAGACGGCTGAGCATGCTCCATCCATTGCCGGTGCTCCGACACTACATTTTGAAAGCGGTAACTACGCCCTTCCAACGTGCTGAAGGAAGAGGCGCTTGTGTAATGAGACGCAGGCATGCTACCCGCATTTGGGTCGTGTGCGGCTTCCACATCCATTTCTGGGCCGGAAAAAGAAATAGTGGAACGCGTACGCTCATGTCGAGACGCAggtgcgcgtcgcagcacCATCGCAAGATGctatgcgctgcgcaatcgCCCCGCacaaagcgcagcgtcgttATCAGCGTCCAACAACACAATCTCCACATTTGGGCGCCAGCATTTTTGGTTGGCTCAAtggaggcggcgcgcatgtgTTATGTCAGCCCTCCCACGAAAGACCATCGCCATGGAGCAAGAAGCGATGCATTCCGCGGAGCCAAtggaggatgcgccggATCGAACCGTAGAGGAAGGACAGGAGGAATTGCCGAAGCGCATTCTTTACGAAATGCCCGAAGagatgcgcgcacaagctccTGACACTGCAGAATCCGAAGCCGTCGCGCAAGTCCAAGAAACGCCCGAGCCTGGCTTAacgccgccggcgccgccggtCGAGTATGGCGACGATGTCAGACCCGATGCACTCCATTTGGAGGGCGATCCAATCTCACAGCTGTCTACGTCGCGTCTTCTGGCTTTTGTAGCCTACTCTGGCTCACAAGCAAAAGGGATTGAATGGATCAACGACAAACGTTGCATCTTGGCTTTTGAATCGTACGGGGATGCGCTACGTGGTTTGGAACAGATCACATATCGTACTGGAGATGGAGAGATGAATGAGAAGACTAGCATGCCTGCGCCGTCTGTTATTGCAATGCAAGACCCTAGCGCGCTGTCGCCATCGGAAACTGAAGCGCTCGTGCGTCCCCGCCTTGCAATGGCGTTCCCGTCGGCCTTGTACACACCTGTGGAAAAGCAAGCTATGGACGCGCTTcccgaggcgctgcgtgcgcttgaCGAGGCACGCAACCGCCTTGCACAAAACGcggacgacgcgccggacATTTACAAAGAAATGGAGCTGGAAGAATTGGAAAAGAAACATTTCACACCCGAGCttcgcgagctgcagcgtgtgcggcAGAGTTTGTGGATACGATTTGCACTTCGCAAGCATGATACCAAGGCACCCCGttcggcgcagcgcagcaacTGGTACAGGCAGCACGGTCGTGGTGCCGGGAAAGAAGTTGTTCCCCGACTGCTACAAGTTGGCGACAGGGCGGgaccgcggcggcgcagaggcGAAAAAGGCGAActtttttttgcgcgcgacgataTACCGGATCCTTACCTCAATCCACGCTCAGATCGCGACTGGCAAGAAGACTACACACCGCGTTCTTTACAGGACCGGATTGGACGTCGCCGTGGCCACGACTGGGATGACGACAACGCGCAAAAACGACTGCGCAGCCTTTCGGCATCTCCGGACCACTCTACAGATGGAGAACTACGTATTCGAGGGCGCGGCTCAATCCGTGCGCCCAACGCTCGGATGGCTGGCTGGGACGACTAGACGCTGCCTCCACATTCATGTAGCCCATTGTACGTAGCGCACACATGCAGGATCACGTGCCAATAGCGTGGCGCGAAGGAGATTGGTAAAACTTTTTCAGCCAGCGGAATTTTCactcgcgcttgctccGAAAGCCGTTTTCTTTATCCACGATTCTAGCTCGGTGCACCCTCAGCAGCACCGACTAATTTCACTACTACATCGACTCGTAGACTTCCTTTTTTGAGAAGGAAGCCTTGCAGTACTCTAACTTTTCTAGCGCTATGTCCAAGTACGTATACAGCAgtctgcaagcgcagcataCTGACCGTCGCGCCGTTTCGCGCCCGCAGCCCCGAGGAAGTTTCTGCCGCTCCCGCTGCTGCTCCCGCTCCCAGCGCCCTTGATGCCTCCATCACCGAAGGCGAGATTCAGTCTAACTGGGATGAGGTGTATGACAATTTCGACAACATGGGTCTTGCTCCGGAGCTTTTGCGCGGTGTATTCGCGTATGGTTTCGAGCGTCCCTCGGCCATCCAGTCCCGTGCTATTGTCCCTGTGATCAAGGGTCACGATGTGATTGCCCAGGCGCAGTCTGGTACCGGTAAGACTGCCACCTTCTCGATCGCcatcctcgagcgcatcgatccTAACATCAAGGCTGTTcaagcgcttgtgcttgcacCCACGCgtgagcttgcgcagcaaatTCAAAACGTCCTTGTTGCGCTGGGCGACTACATGAACATTCAGAGCCATGCCTGCATCGGTGGTACCAACGTCCGCGACGACATGGCACGCCTCAACAACGGTGTTCAGGTCGTCGTCGGCACGCCCGGACGTGTCTACGATATGATCAACCGCCGCGCTTTCCGTACGGACCATCTGAAGATGTTCTGTCTTGATGAGGCCGATGAGATGCTTTCGCGCGGCTTCAAGGACCAGATGTACGAGGTTTTCCAGCTGCTCCCTCAAGACACACAGGTTGTGCTCCTTTCCGCCACGATGCCCGAGGATGTGCTGGTCGTTACAAAGAAATTTATGCGCGAGCCCGTGCGCATCCTTGtgaagcgcgacgagcttaCGCTGGAAGGTATCAAGCAGTTCTACATCGCTGTCGAGAAGGAGGAATGGAAGTTTGAAACGCTCACTGACTTGTACGAGACGGTCACGATTACCCAAGCCGTTATCTTCTGCAACACGCGCAGAAAGGTTGACTGGCTCACCGACCAGCTCCATGCAAAGGAATTCACTGTCTCGGCCATGCACGGTGACATGGatcagcagcagcgcgaggtcATTATGCGCGAGTTCCGCTCCGGCTCTTCGCGTGTGTTGATTACCACCGATTTGCTCGCGCGTGGTATCGACGTGCAGCAAGTCTCCTTGGTCATTAACTACGACCTGCCCACGAACCGCGAGAACTACATCCACCGTATCGGCCGTGGTGGTCGTTTCGGTCGCAAGGGTGTTGCTATTAACTTTGTCACTGAGGACGATGTCCGCATGATGCGCGACATTGAGCAGTTCTACAACACCCAGGTTGAGGAGATGCCGCTCAACGTTGCCGATCTCATCTAGAGGCTTTACAATGGCTTAATGTGCCTCATCTTGTCTCGTTTATAGCGTGTGCTCATGGAGGCACTGCTGTGCTTAAGATCTCAATGCACGCTCCTCTTTACAGTTTCAGCATAGATCCAAAATGACGATCCCCGTACGCACCCGCGGCGTTGtccatgtggaggtgtCAAAGCGCGCTCTTGTGCGCGTCTAGTTGGATCATACGCTCATTGTGTCCTACACTGGTTCACTGGTTCACCATATCGTACGACACTATGCGCAAAGCTGCACAAGAGTGGAGTTTTTACTGAGTACATGCATTTTACATGATGGACAACCACGCTACTGGTCCATGGAAGCGACGTACGTCGCGTCGGGCGTAAATCTTCTATATGTCGCCGCATTTGGAACATCCATCTCAATGTCACCGTCGCGCCCACGTCTTGCAGGTTCGAATTTATGTGCCTGTAAAGAGTTTGAGCTATGCACGCAATGTACGCCGCGTGGCATTGCATACAGCAAAACCAGCGCACTGGATGTGTGGGGCGGAGATGAGAAAAACGGCGCCGTGCTTCGACGTGCCACACACGCATGTCAACGGTGTCGCCAATCCAAGCACCGCTGTGACGATCGATGGCCGACATGTGTTGCGTGCGAGAAAGCAAATACCCTTTGTGTCAGACTCGACCCCCAAAAGCCAACGCACCCCGGCGACGTGGCGCACACCTATATCTCCAGACTGGAGCAGCGATGCTATAGACTCGAGGCCAAGCTCCGAGTTATGGAGCAGTCGAATGACGCCGATCTGGACGAGTATGCATTGTGTATAGATTCTTATTGTACGACGACGTGATCCTGGTATATTCGCTACATTAGGCGGAGCTGTGTgcctcgtcgctgcggcgcccTCGCCGAGCTTTGTATTTGTatctgcgctgcatcgtgaCATGCTTCGGTACAGTCTCGCTCGTCCCTGCTACGACTGGGGGAACAAACAGATCGCCCATGAATACCTTGTAGAGTGTCATGAGGAACACCAAGAGCCAAAGCAGGACAATGAGCATGGACAAAGCCATGCCAATCACATGGAATGCTGTTGAGTCCAACGTGGTGCCCAGCTGTACGGCACACATGGTAAATGTGCCGATGGGAAAAATAAGGCCCCACCATCCCAAATTAAACTCAAGCGCGGAGACCATCCACAAGTCAAGCAAGCTAGTCGCCGCAATCAGCACCCAGACAAGCGCAAATCCCCAAATCATTAGCGCCACTGGTGTGCTAATTCCACGCACAGCAAGCGACATGGCCATATTATACTCGGATGTAAATTTTTCCAGCGATTCCAATCCTTTTCCTGACGCCTTGGTTACGTTGTAAAGCGCATCCGCCAGTCGTAAAAGTGAGAAGCCCCCTTGTCCAAGCATCCCGAGCGGTAGGAAAATGGTGACTATGAGCGCATCCGGGGGCACTTTAAACAGAGTGAGTCTAGTGAAGAAAAGCGCGAAGATTAAAATGCCAAGGCCCAATCCACTGCCCAGAAGCACGTACGAAGCGACAATGGTTagccgcgcgtgtgctggCGGCAACACTTCCGCGATGAGCGCGCCCGTGGAAGACGCGACAACGCAAGGCACGACGGGGAGTAAGAGCACACCCGATATCAAATCAAGCGTATGATCATGCCGCGTAAATTTGAGCACCACAAGCGATACTGTTATAAAGATGGCGGCAACAGCATTGATCCACCACAGCACCCAGGTGAACACGATCATACCATTCCCCCACTTTTCTGCAAACGACAATGCACACATGTTGATAAGTGTTGAAAGAGACATGACAATTGTGCCTGTAAACATAGACTGGGTTGGATGCATGAGCATCATTCGTAGCACCGACGGCCACTTTGTATACCGCACGATGCTGATAATCATAAAAAGGGTAAAGAGCACTAGATTCAGCACATACACAATGTACGCAATAGCTCTGAGCCCATGGAATTGATACGGCATCTGATACAGAATAGTAGCCGTAATACCTGTGCCCATGGTAGCGCTGAACCAACTGGGCGAGAAATGGAGTGTTGCACGCTCGAGAGTGTatgcgacgcgctgcaaacgcgTATTCTGCCCTGGTGCGGACGGCTCTGGAGGCACATCACTTACTTCGCGCACTTCTTGCTGCCACGTCGTAGGATTTCGGATCTCCTCGTCGATTTGCGCAACGAGCCCTGGTGCATGGCCATGTAGCACCATGTAAAGTGCACCAAGCGGCCACGCTCGCGTGAAAATTATGTGGAGGTATTCACGTGGTGTTTGGACGCGACAAGCGCCGTCCCTGTTGGCATTACCGTACATTGGGCGGTGCGTTATGCCCATTAGCGCATATCCAGGCGAGTCCGTGTCTACAAATACAGCTGGGTATCCTTTTCAAGGTACCAATACCATAGCTTCCGGCGGAAGAGCTACGTACCGTGGCGAGCAAGCAAATCCTCCATCGCCCGACTTTGACCGTGGCGACACTCTTCTCCCCATGCACTCGCGCCCCGGCTCCCTGTCTGGGAGTTTTGCGGACgacagcaccgcgccattTATATCTGAGAAAGGGGCAAAGAAGCACATGTCCAAGTACGCGAACGCGATACCTGTGCATCAGCCGCCGAAGCAGCTATCGGAGCGGCTTGAATCCTGGCTGCAGAATGACCGCCTGATGTTTATCGTGTACTTGCTGCTCTCCATTTTCACGCGGCTGTACCGCATTGGAAGCAACAGCAAAGTGGTGTGGGATGAAGCGCACTTTGGCAAGTTTGGCTCCTACTACCTCCGGCATACGTTTTACTTTGATGTGCATCCGCCGCTCGGCAAGATTCTTGTCTCTTTAGCACAGTATCTGAGCGGCTACAACGGCGACTTTGAATTTGAATCCGGCTCTGATTATCCCGAACACGTGCCGTACATCAAGATGCGTGTGTTGATGGCATTGTATGGTATCATGATGGTTCCCGTCGCGTTCCTCACTGCTCAGTCGTTCGGTTGGAACTGGCGCACGCGTAATATGTTCGTCTTGATGGTGCTTCTCGACCATGGATGGCTCACGATCTCGCGATTCGTACTGCTCGATAGCATGCTGCTCATCTTTACCCTCTGTGTCGTGCTGGGCTTGGTGCGCTTCCACAGGCTTCAGCAGCACTCTTTCACGCGTGCCTGGTGGTGTTGGCTCTTTTTCACTGGCGTTTCTATCGGGTGCGTATCGAGCGTAAAGATGGTCGGTTTGTTTGTCACCTCCTTGGTCGGCCTGTACACCATGGCCGACCTCTGGGACAAATTTGGCGACTTGAAAATGCCCGTGCGCACCTATCTGCGGCACTGGTGTGCCcgcattcttgcgctggTAATTGTGCCTCTGCTCATTTATGCATTTAGTTTTGCACTTCATTTTCACCTGCTGTACAAGTCGGGCCCTGGCGATGCGCAGATGAGCAGTTTGTTCCAATCGAACCTCAAAGGCAGCTCCCTGTCCAAGTACCCCCTCGAGGCCGCGTACGGAAGCAAAGTTTCGCTCAAGAACAATGGATATGGCGGTGGCCTGCTGCATTCCCACGTCCAGACGTTTCCCATCGGatcgctgcagcagcaagtTACGTGCTACCACTACAAAGACACAAACAACGACTTTCTCTTTTTGCCTTTGTATAACGAGCCGCAGCTGCCAGATGCGAACGACACAAACACGGATCCTCCGCGCATGCTCAAGAGCGGCGATACCGTACGTATGTTGCACGTTGAGACAATGCATGTACTGCAAACGAGAGATATTCCCGCGCCAGTAACCAAGGGCCAGCACGAAGTGTCTGGCTCCGCAGTGCTAGACTCCGACTCACGGCTAAATGAGTGGAAGGTTGAGGTGGTGAGCGATCtggcgcttggcgccggCCATGTCGGCTCGCCTGTGCGTACATTAACCACGGCGTTCCGCCTGAAGAACGATGAGCTTGGATGCtatttgcgcgctgccaaTGTCAATCTCCCCGACTGGGGTTGGAAGCAAGTTGAAGTGACGTGCGACCCCGAAAACAACCCCCGCGACGAGTTCACGCATTGGAATATCGAGAACCACTGGAACGATCGGCTCCCGGTGGAGTCTGGCCGCCATTTCCGCTCGCCCTTTTTCAAGGACCTGGTCCATTTGAATGTCGCGATGATGGTGGCAAACAATGCTCTCGTTCCTGACGAGGACAAGGAAGATTCGCTTGCTTCGCAGCCATCGGAATGGCCCTGGCTGTGGAATGGGCTACGCATGAACGGATGGGGCGCCGATCAGGACAAGTACTTTTTGGTCGGCAACGTATTCGTTTGGTGGGGAAGCACTGCTTCGCTCATCATCATGTGCAGCCTGTTGGTATGGTACTTtatgcgccgccagcgcagGATGTACGATCTGAGCCCGGTGGTGTGGGACAACTTTTTGTTCGTCACGGGCGTTGGCCTCCTCGGCTGGTTTTTGCACTACCTGCCTTTCTTGATCATGGGTCGTGTCATGTACATTCACCATTATCTCCCGACGCTCTACTTTGCCGTGATTGTATACTGTGAACTTATGGACCACTTCCTCTGGGGCAAGACTGCGCGCTACCGCTTTCATTTCACACACCTTTTGCGCATAGGCACCATTCCAGCGCCCAAGAACAGGGCCTTGCGCGACGAAAACTGCGATCCGCCGTGCGAAGGCCGCCCCCTGTCcgagcgtttgcgcaaCATTACATTTgcgtgcaccgccgcgctctgcatcTTTGTTTTTATCTGGTTCCGAGCCTTTTCTTTTGGCATGTATGGCGATATCAAAAACTGGCACGGtctgcagctgcgcaagagctGGAATGTGTATTAGGGTATCAAAGACTAGAGTCGTTCAATGCGACGCacactgcggcgcgatggTGGCCGTTGTACTGGCGCATCGTCTCGCCACTGGATAGCTCCCATAGTCGAGCTACATGATCCGACGATGCGGTAACGAGGTACGCGCTGTCTGCACTGAACGCCACGTCCCATACCCAGCGCTGGTGGCCCACGAGCGTTTTTTCCAGACCAAATTTAAATTGGTTCGTCGACCAAATCTTGACGGTTGTGTCCGCAGAGCATGTCGCCAAGAAACGCGCATCAGGGCTCAGTGCGCACTGCGTAATGTATGTTTCGTGGGCACGGAATTTGGTCACCGGGACAAGGTCGGTAAACTCGCTGCCTTTGACGTCCGCGACGGGCGTGCCGTCGGAGCCATAGCCGCCATTCTGGATGCGCCAGCAGTACACATTGCCTTTGTTGTTCGCCGCAATAAGGCAGGAGCCGTCGGAAGCGACGGTGACAGATCGTATAGGCACCTCTTCTTCCGGCACCAATTCATGGCTGCACCCATTCTCGCCCAGGTCCCACAGCTTTACACTGCCGTTCTGGTCGCAAGAAATTAACTCGCCTTGATTTGGATGAATGACCACGTCATTGACAGGGCCGTGGTGATCGTAGACGCGCTGGGGGCGCGATGTGCTGTGGTTAGGCTGAGAAAGGCACATACCGCGTATCCCAAATCTTCAACGTCCCGTCCTCGGAGCCACTCACGAGCCACTTTGCGTCGCAGTGCCACGCAATCGATGTCACGTTTCCCGCATGTCCGTCAAACGTCGCTACAGGGTTCACATTGTTtccacgcgctgcgtcgctggcgccgtgcgcattTGACGCAccgcccgccgcgccaccGATATTGCAGTCGTACAGGCGCACCTGGTTATGCCCGGCCGCAGCAAGAAAGCGCTTGTCGGGACTGATCGCAAGCCGGTTCACCTGCGAGTCGGGAAACTGGACCGTGTGCGAGCAGACGCCCGACCAGGCCTCCCAAAACCGGATCGTATGATCGTACCCCGCAGTGACTAAAATCACAGAAAGCGCATCTTTATCGATTTCAGCAGCAGAAGACGCCGCTCCTGGCGAGTCCAGAAACGGTGCAGCATTCGCGGCGGATAcaggcacgcgcgctggcgcccTAGTCGCATGCAGGCGTTCGTGCGCCATACAGAGGCAACGACCGTGCAGCACGTGGTGTAGCACAGTCACGTGACCCATAGGAGAGAATCTTCCTGGCGCCAGCGCTTCCTGTcgatggcgatgcgcgtgctgcCGTGCATTGTGCGGCGTACCTTTGCGACGGCAAAGGCGAGCAGAAATGGTGCAGACACACATTTGTCTGCGATGGCACGGACATACCCGAAAATTTGGGCATCGTTGCGCGACCAGGCCCCCTCTGccattgctgcgctcggcgcgcgcttccatTTATTCCCCAACTCTCTCAGCATGGAAgagcgcgcgagcagagaggcgcttgtgcgcatAGCATGCACGCACCCGAGTGTTGTGTCTGTGCAGCGACAAGTAGCAGACTTGTCGCTCTCGGtcgacgagcgcagcgaagTGCCGCAGCTCTCGGAAGTGATTGCACacaatgcagcgcttgcgacGATGGGCAacgcgctccttggcctTGTGGCCGCTGAGTACTTTCACTTGAAGTACCCACACCTGCCCACGCGCCTGCTAAAAGCGTTTGTGAGTGCCTATGTAGGCCCCAGCACTCTTGCAGACGTCGGCGCCGACCTTGgcattcttgcgcagggtgtgcagcgctgggaTCGCACGGGAGCGTCGGTCATTGCACACGAAATAAaaggcgcacgcgcgccgaaaagGATGCCGTTGCTGAGCAAGGatgtcgcggcgcagtcgatgcgcgcaatgaTTGCTGTCCTTTTCCAGGAGCTTGGTatggcggcgatgcgcacctTTGTGCACAGCTATTTCTTTTCGCGCCGTATGGACCTTGCGAGTTTGATCAAGTTCAGAGATCCGAAACGCGTGCTCTCCGCGACATGTAAAAAATACAGCAAACCGCTGCCCGAAAGCCGCATCATTGCAGAAACGGGGCGTTTGAGCATCAGCCCCGTGTTTGTCGTCGGCGTGTGGAGTGGAAAGGTGAAGCTTGGCGAGGGGTCGGGCAGCAGCATCCGCATGGCCGAgttccgcgccgcggagaatgcactgcgccgcttgtaCCTTGCCGAGAAGCCCGACAATGCGTTTCAGCTGCCGTCCAGCACGCTGGATGCTGCTTTTTGCGGCACCACGCCTCTTCCCCATTCCTTGCAGCTCTCTGCACAAACCAACGCTCCAAATGCATTTAGTCCGCAGCCGTTAGGCCATGCCGAGGTGCTGCATGAGTCGCGCGGGTGACATAGAGGCCGTGTGCCAACAAAAAAGGGTCCTGGCCCATTTTCTAGGTACTTCATACCATGATTTCTGTATTCACTACCGGGTATCTATGTGCGCAACAATGCGTCCACAACGTGCGCCACACGCAATTGTCGCAAATCTGTATACGTCTGCCCCGTTCCAACAAAGAAAATGGGCAGACCCGTAGCGTACGCAGACGTCAGCGCTGTGCCGACCTTGTCGTCGACCGTGTCCCATTTTGTCAACAGGCATCCATCCAGGCCGTGTGGATTCGATACCCCGCTGTAGTCTTTGAGCGCACGGTTGAATTTAGTAAGCTGATCGACTGCCTCGTTGccgacgagcgcctcgccgacAAACAGGACCTTGTCAGGCTGATTGACGGCAATGAGCTTTGCGAGGGCGCGCATCAGCGGCTCATTGTCCTGCATGCGCCCGGCGGTATCGATGAGAACCACGTCAAATTTTTGCGTACGCGCATACGCCAGCGCATCCTTGGCGATGCCAGCGGCGTCTTTTCCGTACCCACGCTCGTACAGCTCCAAGATGGCGTCGCCAGATGTTGGCATCCCATCCTTGACACGGGATCCGTCAATTTCGAGCTGGCCCAAGTTGCGCACATGCGTACGCAGTtgctcgacggcgccgctgcggaaTGTatcgcacgctgcaatCAAAACGCGGTAGCGGTTCTGCAGGAGCCAGAAGCATACCTTGGCAAGATTTGTCGATTTCCCCACGCCATTTACGCCGACAAAGCTGATTGTGTAGGGGTTGAGGGCGGGACTGACAGCGGCGCCTTTTcccgcgcgtgcagcgccgggaTTGGTAccaagcagctcgtcgcggcggcgcttcttgcTTGCAATGTCAAGCAAAATGTCGGTGCTTGTGCTGGGCGTCAAGATGCGTGTAATCGAGTCTTCCATCGACTTGCGCACTTCTGCTTTAATGCTGCCGAAGTTGCCGACGCGCTTTCCATACAGGCGGCGCTTGACGCCGTCGCAGATCATCTCTGCGACCTCGTTGGCCACGTTCTTGGACTGTAACTGGAGCTGCATCGTCTGCAAGACCGGCTCGAGATCCGCTTGCGTGATGGCGTCTTTTGCACCTGTAAGACGTCCAAGCGAAAATGTGCCGGATTTGGcattgagcagcttgccaaaGATGCCAGCGTGGCTTTCGTCCTCGGCTGGCAGCGTGTCTggcgcatcgtctgcaAGTTCGTACATCCCGTCTTCGCGCGTGTGTCCAAGCTTGGTTTCGTCGATGAGCTCGTGCAGACCAGGCCCTTGTGCGTCATCGACCGAGCCGCTGTAGTCTAACGCCGCGACTGTGTCGGGATCGGCcgtggcgctggcgccCCACTTACGCCGCTCCTTGCCGCCTTTCTTGGCAGAGTCGGGCATGGGCGTGGGTGTAGGCTCTTTCGTGGGTGTGGTCTTGTTTTTTTTGGCTTTCGGCGCAATGCGTCGGCCGCCTGGGCCACTCGCCGCTTTACCGCGCAGTGCTTCGATGCCGCGCGTTGGCGTCTGCGTGGAAAAGTCATTTTCCTCTTGTACGAGTTCGTGCACGTtcacgcgcggctcgacAGAATGCCGTCGATCATTGTTCTCCgcgttgcgcagcatttTGACAAACTCTGCGTCCCATGCCTTGAGGCTGTTGGCATACGCCTCAAGCGTTGGCTTCGATGTGGTTGCTGTCGgcagtgtgcgcagcaattCGCCGTAGCGCACGGTAAATGCATCCTGGACTGTTTCCAAAAAATCTTCGATGTAGCCGAGCTGTAGAATGCGTTGGTAGGCAACGATAAACGTAAGATCCAGTGCATTGTTGAACGACCAGCGAATGGTATATCCCTCCATAtccatgcggcgcgtcgcggtgcGCTCCTCTAGGAATGCCGTACGCACGACTTTGTTTACGATGGTATGCTTCGACACTGAATCGGTGAATTG encodes the following:
- a CDS encoding uncharacterized protein (EggNog:ENOG503NWSW; COG:U) is translated as MLDLFVVLSRTGVTLWSKQFTDSVSKHTIVNKVVRTAFLEERTATRRMDMEGYTIRWSFNNALDLTFIVAYQRILQLGYIEDFLETVQDAFTVRYGELLRTLPTATTSKPTLEAYANSLKAWDAEFVKMLRNAENNDRRHSVEPRVNVHELVQEENDFSTQTPTRGIEALRGKAASGPGGRRIAPKAKKNKTTPTKEPTPTPMPDSAKKGGKERRKWGASATADPDTVAALDYSGSVDDAQGPGLHELIDETKLGHTREDGMYELADDAPDTLPAEDESHAGIFGKLLNAKSGTFSLGRLTGAKDAITQADLEPVLQTMQLQLQSKNVANEVAEMICDGVKRRLYGKRVGNFGSIKAEVRKSMEDSITRILTPSTSTDILLDIASKKRRRDELLGTNPGAARAGKGAAVSPALNPYTISFVGVNGVGKSTNLAKVCFWLLQNRYRVLIAACDTFRSGAVEQLRTHVRNLGQLEIDGSRVKDGMPTSGDAILELYERGYGKDAAGIAKDALAYARTQKFDVVLIDTAGRMQDNEPLMRALAKLIAVNQPDKVLFVGEALVGNEAVDQLTKFNRALKDYSGVSNPHGLDGCLLTKWDTVDDKVGTALTSAYATGLPIFFVGTGQTYTDLRQLRVAHVVDALLRT